From a single Pirellulales bacterium genomic region:
- a CDS encoding glycosyltransferase family 39 protein: MAALLILPNLGGTCLWADEGDTAVFAQSILVNGVPKAWDGRTFTDSDGGKRLNEQLIQVVHPWVPFYLAAASIGLLGDTSFAARLPFALAGIATAPLLYWLGRRLGMNRRTACLAVVLLLLSVQFLIYTRQARHYSLNMMLSCLMLYLALDLDKRWGRVAFAVTAIVLFHCHPLPALALLGAVGCLAVAVPELRKYAVGCVWTFPVIVLCTVPWLTLSVVGLQQNSAFPQRFEVVGYRLWQFFVEISDLLPWLLWLALLPWVLWRGDRAVRTRLAIILVALAAIMAVTVATQSWYHMWDLGLRYACAWLPLGALVTATLIAEVSRGAVWIEVVLVAICTLTHWFDDALPWLVLKPRTAIEYQFHLPGTITSRLFRTEVPAFLPEYWSRNAGVVTSLSAYLRGHAKRDDLLITNYEWEPLYFHTGLKQAYKVLPQYDCVGAARRHNLPEYVFSTQGARWVVWRPIWDGYMDYRLTQVRQELEQQGARLQLVHDVRDTRWENREGVHFRRFPNVGQLYFVWLGPGKLGVNPDWGRAQIYRVTWPDANPSQPRTSD, encoded by the coding sequence TTGGCGGCCCTTTTGATCCTGCCGAATCTGGGCGGCACTTGCCTGTGGGCCGACGAGGGTGACACCGCCGTATTTGCCCAGAGCATTCTGGTCAACGGCGTGCCGAAGGCCTGGGACGGCCGGACGTTTACCGACTCGGACGGCGGCAAACGTCTCAACGAGCAGTTGATCCAAGTGGTGCATCCATGGGTGCCGTTCTACCTGGCGGCCGCTTCGATCGGTCTGTTGGGCGATACGAGTTTCGCGGCGCGGTTGCCGTTTGCTTTGGCGGGCATCGCTACGGCGCCGCTGCTCTATTGGCTGGGCCGCCGGCTGGGCATGAATCGCCGCACGGCTTGCCTGGCGGTCGTGCTCCTGCTGCTGAGCGTGCAGTTTCTGATCTATACCCGCCAGGCGCGCCACTATTCGCTCAACATGATGTTGAGTTGCCTGATGTTGTACCTGGCTCTCGACCTGGACAAACGCTGGGGGCGCGTGGCGTTCGCCGTCACCGCCATCGTGTTGTTCCACTGTCATCCGCTGCCGGCCTTGGCGCTGCTGGGCGCGGTCGGCTGCCTGGCTGTTGCGGTTCCCGAGCTACGAAAATACGCGGTCGGGTGCGTCTGGACGTTTCCGGTGATCGTGCTGTGTACCGTGCCTTGGCTCACGTTGAGCGTCGTAGGTCTGCAACAAAACTCGGCATTTCCGCAGCGGTTCGAGGTCGTAGGCTATCGCCTTTGGCAGTTTTTCGTTGAGATCAGCGATCTGCTTCCCTGGCTGCTCTGGCTGGCGCTGCTGCCTTGGGTGCTCTGGCGCGGCGATCGCGCCGTGCGAACCAGGCTGGCGATTATCCTCGTGGCCCTGGCCGCGATTATGGCCGTCACCGTCGCCACGCAGAGCTGGTATCACATGTGGGACCTGGGGCTGCGATATGCGTGTGCCTGGCTCCCGTTGGGGGCGCTCGTGACGGCCACGCTGATTGCCGAGGTGTCGCGCGGGGCGGTCTGGATCGAGGTCGTCCTCGTGGCCATCTGCACGCTGACGCACTGGTTCGACGACGCGCTCCCCTGGCTGGTGCTCAAGCCACGGACGGCCATCGAATACCAGTTCCACCTGCCCGGCACGATCACGTCACGACTGTTTCGCACCGAGGTGCCGGCCTTCCTGCCCGAATACTGGTCGCGCAACGCGGGCGTCGTGACCAGCCTGTCGGCCTACCTGCGCGGCCATGCGAAGCGGGACGATCTGCTGATCACCAATTACGAATGGGAGCCGCTGTATTTCCATACCGGGTTGAAGCAGGCCTATAAGGTGCTTCCTCAGTACGACTGCGTGGGCGCCGCACGCCGTCACAACCTGCCGGAGTATGTGTTCAGCACTCAGGGCGCGCGGTGGGTCGTCTGGCGGCCGATCTGGGACGGATACATGGACTATCGCCTGACCCAGGTGCGGCAAGAACTCGAGCAGCAGGGGGCCCGATTGCAACTGGTTCACGACGTGCGCGACACGCGTTGGGAAAACCGCGAAGGGGTGCATTTCCGCCGCTTTCCAAACGTCGGCCAACTGTATTTCGTCTGGCTGGGCCCCGGAAAGCTGGGAGTGAACCCCGATTGGGGCCGGGCACAGATCTATCGCGTGACTTGGCCGGACGCGAATCCAAGCCAGCCACGGACCAGCGATTAG
- a CDS encoding formylglycine-generating enzyme family protein: protein MTRLRQFAEWCYCRRRRVVLLVALAASLAACALGLGKQQLLPVVAGCVGLVYSGWRLAAVWRKVAQPVACRASAPAKAAPPPVAEKPGNSSAQLIDQLLRHGRHALLLRPEIVENLTAEQLERTLAELADQMALVPEGEVWVGDGSTSGAECYSPETIPQGRVVRVASYLIDRFAVTNAQYRAFIADGGYEQMGLWDPQIWPGVLDFTDRTGHPGPRGWHDGNYPEGEDDHPVVGVCWYEACAYARWAGKRLPTDAEWEKAASWPAQRSGNTRPGRKFPWGDGFERNRANLWGARTGTAAVQDFATGVSVGGVHQMVGNVWEWTAGAYGDDQDDLILAAPLRNLRGGAFDTYFPCQATCQFRSGDDPLARKHNVGFRCAVSMGELAMGSDAGAGEELNPVDLPAAADLADESIAAGCASADPRCAETLAEMHA, encoded by the coding sequence ATGACGCGCCTCCGCCAATTCGCCGAGTGGTGCTATTGCCGACGTCGTCGTGTCGTGTTGCTGGTCGCCTTGGCAGCGAGCCTCGCCGCCTGCGCGTTGGGCCTCGGCAAACAGCAATTGCTTCCCGTCGTTGCCGGCTGCGTGGGCCTGGTCTACAGCGGTTGGCGATTGGCGGCAGTTTGGCGCAAAGTCGCCCAACCCGTGGCCTGCCGCGCCAGCGCGCCGGCCAAGGCAGCGCCGCCGCCCGTGGCCGAAAAGCCGGGCAACTCTTCCGCACAACTCATTGATCAATTATTGCGGCACGGCCGTCATGCGCTCTTGCTGCGTCCCGAGATCGTCGAGAATCTCACGGCCGAACAGCTTGAGCGCACGCTCGCCGAATTGGCCGACCAGATGGCCCTCGTGCCCGAAGGCGAAGTCTGGGTCGGCGACGGATCGACGTCCGGCGCCGAGTGCTACAGCCCCGAAACGATCCCACAGGGGCGCGTGGTGCGCGTCGCTTCGTATCTGATCGATCGCTTCGCCGTGACCAACGCGCAGTACCGCGCCTTCATCGCCGACGGAGGCTACGAGCAGATGGGACTGTGGGATCCACAGATTTGGCCCGGGGTGCTCGATTTCACCGATCGGACAGGCCATCCCGGGCCGCGCGGCTGGCACGACGGCAACTATCCCGAGGGCGAAGACGATCATCCCGTCGTCGGGGTGTGCTGGTACGAGGCCTGCGCCTATGCACGCTGGGCCGGGAAGCGGCTCCCCACCGATGCCGAGTGGGAAAAGGCCGCCAGTTGGCCCGCGCAACGCTCGGGCAACACACGGCCGGGCCGCAAATTCCCCTGGGGCGATGGCTTCGAGCGCAACCGCGCCAACCTGTGGGGCGCGCGCACCGGCACGGCCGCAGTGCAAGATTTCGCCACGGGCGTCAGCGTGGGCGGTGTCCACCAGATGGTCGGCAACGTGTGGGAATGGACCGCCGGCGCCTACGGCGACGACCAGGACGACCTGATTCTGGCCGCACCGCTGCGTAATCTACGGGGTGGCGCCTTCGACACTTACTTCCCGTGCCAGGCCACTTGCCAGTTCCGCAGCGGCGACGACCCGTTGGCCCGCAAACACAACGTGGGCTTTCGGTGCGCCGTGAGCATGGGCGAGCTGGCCATGGGCAGTGACGCCGGCGCCGGCGAAGAGCTGAATCCCGTCGATCTGCCGGCCGCCGCAGACCTTGCAGACGAATCGATCGCCGCGGGTTGCGCAAGCGCTGACCCGCGGTGCGCCGAAACCCTGGCGGAGATGCATGCATGA
- a CDS encoding iron-sulfur cluster-binding protein, translating to MIDYTRQEHHEFLAATDEALANANLQLALSRLGDTLGSRNREAFAQLRESSLLRERARAIKDATLLRLEEHLATLERSILARGGQVHYAADSADACRIIGDLVEAAGGRKVVKSKSMTTEEIHLNRALGERGIDVVETDFGEYILQVAEQRPSHLVAPAVHLTVGNVAEILSNSAGRALPADAPQLAAYARETLRAEFASADVGITGANFAVAETGTIVLVSNEGNARLTVSLPRVHIAVMGMEKVIPRLADLPVFLKVLARAATGQKLSIYTSLITGARRAGELDGAEQFHLVVLDNGRSRILGGPLRESLFCIRCGACLNACPVYRNIGGHAYGGVYAGPIGAVLTPLYDGLQANPHLPHASSLCGACQAACPVKIAIPEMLIKLREQLHDDPATGSKFEALVYGLWARAMRRPWAYRLATWLATRTVGRLKRGSPWLRRLPGVGGWTAARDFPAPAAQRFRDWWREEQRG from the coding sequence ATGATCGACTACACCCGGCAAGAGCATCACGAGTTTCTTGCGGCGACTGACGAAGCGCTGGCCAACGCCAACTTGCAGTTGGCGTTGAGCCGGCTGGGCGACACCTTGGGCAGCCGCAATCGCGAGGCGTTTGCGCAACTGCGCGAATCGAGCCTGCTGCGCGAACGTGCGCGGGCGATCAAAGACGCGACCCTGCTGCGACTCGAAGAACACCTGGCGACGCTCGAGCGCAGTATCCTCGCTCGTGGCGGCCAGGTGCATTACGCGGCCGACAGTGCCGACGCCTGCCGGATTATCGGCGACCTCGTCGAAGCCGCCGGCGGGCGCAAAGTCGTCAAGTCGAAGTCGATGACGACCGAGGAGATTCACCTCAACCGGGCGCTCGGCGAGCGCGGCATCGACGTCGTTGAAACGGATTTTGGCGAGTACATCCTGCAAGTCGCCGAGCAGCGCCCCAGTCATCTCGTCGCCCCGGCCGTACACTTGACCGTGGGCAACGTGGCCGAGATTCTCTCGAACTCGGCGGGACGGGCGCTACCGGCCGATGCCCCGCAATTGGCTGCCTATGCCCGGGAAACGCTCCGCGCCGAGTTTGCCTCGGCCGACGTCGGGATCACCGGGGCGAATTTCGCTGTGGCCGAGACGGGGACGATCGTGCTCGTTTCGAACGAGGGGAATGCACGGCTCACCGTCAGCCTGCCGCGGGTGCACATCGCGGTGATGGGCATGGAAAAGGTGATTCCCCGGTTGGCGGATCTGCCCGTGTTTCTCAAAGTCCTGGCACGCGCGGCCACGGGCCAGAAGCTGTCGATTTACACGTCGCTGATCACCGGCGCGCGCCGCGCAGGCGAACTCGACGGGGCCGAGCAATTTCACCTGGTCGTGCTCGACAACGGGCGCTCGCGGATCCTCGGTGGTCCGCTGCGCGAGAGCCTGTTCTGTATCCGTTGCGGGGCCTGCTTGAATGCTTGTCCCGTGTATCGCAATATCGGCGGTCATGCCTATGGCGGCGTCTATGCCGGGCCGATCGGAGCGGTGCTCACGCCGCTCTACGACGGTCTGCAGGCAAATCCCCACTTGCCCCATGCGTCGAGCTTGTGCGGCGCGTGCCAGGCAGCCTGCCCGGTGAAGATCGCCATTCCCGAGATGCTCATCAAGCTCCGCGAGCAACTGCACGACGATCCGGCGACCGGCAGCAAGTTCGAAGCGCTCGTCTATGGACTCTGGGCGCGCGCGATGCGGCGGCCTTGGGCCTACCGGTTGGCTACGTGGCTGGCGACGCGCACCGTGGGGCGGTTGAAACGCGGCTCGCCGTGGTTGCGCCGTTTGCCCGGTGTCGGTGGCTGGACGGCGGCCCGCGATTTTCCAGCGCCGGCTGCACAACGGTTTCGCGACTGGTGGCGCGAGGAGCAGCGGGGATGA
- a CDS encoding lactate utilization protein, whose protein sequence is MNRDEFFQRVRQATQSGSRFHVATRGDIPASIGYVGGGDDRVASFVREATAVGGTAVAVDDWIAARHQVQEWIERHGARHALCWQHPVLEQFGWQDLAAELGLTVADYAALAEIQPSAAKAAMLAADVGVTSCECAVAETGSLVMLARPGHERLASLAPKVHIAIVAESQIVADLFDVFTRLEAAGLDRLPSNVTLITGPSKTGDLELKLTTGVHGPGFWYVVVVRGV, encoded by the coding sequence ATGAATCGTGACGAGTTTTTCCAGCGCGTGCGGCAGGCGACCCAGTCCGGCAGCCGCTTTCACGTCGCGACGCGCGGGGACATTCCGGCGAGCATCGGCTACGTCGGTGGTGGCGACGATCGCGTAGCATCGTTCGTGCGCGAGGCCACGGCCGTCGGCGGGACGGCGGTGGCCGTCGACGATTGGATCGCGGCCCGGCACCAGGTGCAGGAGTGGATCGAGCGGCACGGGGCGCGGCACGCGCTCTGCTGGCAGCATCCTGTCCTCGAGCAATTCGGCTGGCAGGATCTCGCGGCCGAGTTGGGCTTGACCGTGGCCGACTACGCGGCGCTGGCCGAGATACAACCGTCCGCTGCCAAAGCCGCGATGCTGGCGGCCGACGTCGGCGTCACCAGTTGTGAATGTGCCGTGGCCGAGACCGGTTCGCTCGTCATGCTTGCCCGGCCGGGCCACGAGCGGCTCGCCAGCCTGGCGCCCAAGGTGCACATTGCAATCGTCGCCGAAAGCCAAATCGTCGCCGATTTGTTCGACGTGTTCACTCGGCTCGAAGCCGCGGGGCTCGATCGCCTGCCGAGTAACGTCACGCTGATTACTGGTCCGAGCAAGACCGGAGACTTGGAGCTGAAATTGACCACCGGCGTACACGGACCAGGGTTCTGGTACGTCGTCGTCGTGCGCGGCGTCTAG
- a CDS encoding B12-binding domain-containing radical SAM protein, with protein sequence MHVVLWDTRKRDISKDFAGGYGVGMYQGHGGARGWFLRQMYKRDRRPVSLNFAYLAAIFRRLGHTVQYAEDQLPAGADLYVFNPALVTLDLEVAAMQQALAQTPRPRVLVTGLVAYTLPEAFANLDVKLVKGEPEQLLWKLDEVLESPQRIVEVGTVKNLDDLPWPDWSPFQPQRFKIAYDFWQFPTGLVQQSRGCTFSCNYCPYIIMENATRFRDPEQVVAEIRHGMREYAFRSFKFRDPLFGLDRKRVLALAEHLGKLPKRVQFSIEGRIDILRPETLKVLKEVGLVSITVGIETPAETTLKQYKRAPIKDDKQREFVARCRELGIRTVAGFMIGFPEDTPQSIRNVLKYAKSVNPTFANFNIVTPYPGTEFFQQVREQVASFDYSKYSVYTPVMKYQHLTAEEVQQWHAKCFTSYYFRWPYLQDNALLLWPWLKHLGLQAPPKAEPAAAPATDPLPVLDQRSELRADQPHEQVHTISSPGSRTPGSRTAA encoded by the coding sequence ATGCACGTCGTGCTCTGGGACACCCGTAAACGGGACATCTCGAAGGATTTCGCCGGCGGCTACGGCGTCGGCATGTACCAGGGTCACGGCGGCGCCCGCGGCTGGTTCCTGAGGCAGATGTACAAGCGCGACCGCCGCCCCGTGTCGCTGAATTTCGCGTACCTGGCCGCGATCTTTCGCCGCCTGGGCCACACGGTCCAGTATGCCGAAGACCAGCTCCCCGCCGGCGCCGACCTGTACGTCTTCAATCCTGCGCTGGTGACGCTCGACCTGGAAGTGGCCGCCATGCAGCAGGCCCTGGCCCAAACGCCGCGGCCGCGCGTACTCGTCACGGGACTCGTGGCCTACACCTTGCCCGAGGCCTTCGCAAATCTCGACGTCAAGCTGGTCAAAGGCGAGCCCGAGCAACTGCTGTGGAAGCTCGACGAGGTGCTCGAATCGCCGCAGCGGATCGTCGAGGTCGGCACGGTGAAGAACCTCGACGACCTGCCCTGGCCCGACTGGTCGCCGTTCCAGCCGCAGCGGTTCAAGATCGCTTACGACTTCTGGCAGTTTCCCACGGGACTGGTCCAGCAGAGCCGCGGCTGCACGTTCAGTTGCAACTATTGCCCGTACATCATCATGGAAAACGCCACGCGGTTCCGCGATCCCGAACAGGTGGTCGCCGAAATCCGCCACGGCATGCGCGAATACGCCTTTCGCTCGTTCAAGTTCCGCGATCCGCTGTTCGGGCTCGACCGCAAGCGGGTGCTCGCGCTGGCCGAGCATCTCGGCAAGCTGCCCAAGCGAGTTCAATTCTCGATCGAGGGGCGGATCGACATTCTCCGGCCCGAAACGCTCAAAGTGCTCAAGGAAGTGGGCCTGGTGAGCATCACGGTAGGCATCGAAACGCCGGCCGAGACGACGCTCAAGCAATATAAGCGCGCGCCGATCAAGGACGACAAGCAGCGGGAGTTCGTGGCCCGGTGCCGCGAGCTGGGCATTCGCACGGTCGCCGGGTTCATGATCGGCTTTCCCGAGGACACGCCGCAGTCGATCCGCAACGTGCTCAAATACGCGAAGTCGGTCAACCCGACTTTCGCGAATTTCAACATCGTCACCCCCTACCCCGGTACCGAGTTCTTCCAGCAGGTCCGCGAACAGGTCGCTAGCTTCGACTACTCGAAGTACAGCGTCTACACGCCGGTGATGAAGTACCAGCACCTGACAGCCGAAGAAGTGCAGCAATGGCACGCCAAGTGTTTTACGAGCTACTACTTCCGCTGGCCGTATCTGCAGGACAACGCTTTGTTGCTCTGGCCGTGGCTGAAGCACCTGGGCTTGCAAGCCCCGCCGAAGGCCGAGCCCGCTGCGGCGCCGGCGACCGACCCGTTGCCGGTGCTCGACCAGCGGTCCGAGCTGCGCGCCGATCAGCCGCACGAACAGGTACACACGATTTCGTCGCCCGGCTCGCGGACTCCCGGTTCGCGCACGGCTGCCTGA
- a CDS encoding glycosyltransferase family 2 protein — translation MSSFVLLSWSTVAFAGLIQALLGLLQTWEHRRFAVSRIRTPATAPEAPSRVLLCVPCKGQETGLAENLRPLFQQDHGNYELALIVESLDDPAVATIRQMLAEFPSFDARLVVAGRAADGGQKVHNLLAATAHLSPAISTIAFADSDARPQRSWLTRLVARLERLECGATTGYRWFVPQRAGLGNALLYSINAGVASMLGPGGHHLVWGGSWAIARATFDRLDLHDAWYGAVSDDLVASRVLARAGLKIEFVPECMVASPLDVSLGQSLEFIRRQYMMARFNVPKYFWLAGMILAIAVGAFWGGLVLALFGALSGAAWWTMPLAATLSIYLLLVARGIVRQAILQACLPQAWPTLRAWAVFDCLAAPLATLVHWAGWMSALNGRCVTWRGVTYRFLRGGQVAVLGRATSAAESFTPPRPHSRSVRTGDVAQV, via the coding sequence ATGTCGAGCTTCGTGCTCCTCAGTTGGTCCACGGTTGCCTTCGCAGGCCTGATCCAGGCACTGCTGGGCCTACTCCAGACCTGGGAACATCGCCGCTTTGCGGTCAGCCGCATCCGTACCCCGGCGACTGCACCGGAGGCGCCGTCGCGCGTGCTGCTGTGCGTGCCTTGCAAAGGCCAGGAAACGGGCCTGGCCGAAAACCTTCGGCCACTGTTTCAACAAGACCACGGCAACTACGAATTGGCCCTGATCGTCGAGTCGCTCGATGACCCCGCCGTGGCGACGATTCGCCAGATGCTCGCCGAATTCCCCAGCTTCGACGCGCGGCTGGTCGTTGCCGGACGCGCCGCCGACGGCGGCCAAAAGGTCCACAATCTGCTCGCGGCCACGGCCCATTTGTCGCCGGCGATCTCGACGATTGCTTTCGCCGATTCCGATGCGCGGCCCCAGCGATCGTGGCTCACTCGCCTCGTGGCGCGGCTCGAACGGCTGGAGTGCGGCGCCACCACCGGATATCGCTGGTTCGTGCCGCAGCGTGCGGGGTTGGGCAACGCGCTGCTCTATTCGATCAATGCGGGCGTCGCCTCGATGTTGGGGCCAGGCGGCCATCACCTCGTCTGGGGAGGCTCCTGGGCCATTGCCCGCGCGACGTTCGACCGCCTGGACCTGCACGATGCCTGGTATGGCGCGGTCAGTGACGATCTCGTCGCGAGCCGCGTGCTGGCCAGGGCCGGCCTGAAGATCGAGTTCGTGCCCGAGTGCATGGTCGCTTCGCCGCTCGATGTCTCGCTGGGTCAGAGCCTCGAGTTCATCCGCCGTCAGTACATGATGGCGCGGTTCAACGTGCCCAAGTATTTCTGGCTGGCTGGCATGATTCTGGCAATCGCCGTGGGGGCGTTCTGGGGCGGCCTGGTGCTGGCCCTGTTCGGCGCGCTGAGCGGTGCGGCGTGGTGGACCATGCCCTTGGCGGCCACGCTGAGCATCTACCTGTTGCTCGTCGCGCGCGGCATCGTGCGGCAGGCGATTCTGCAAGCATGCCTGCCCCAGGCCTGGCCAACTTTGCGGGCGTGGGCCGTGTTCGACTGCCTCGCCGCGCCGCTGGCGACGCTCGTGCACTGGGCCGGCTGGATGTCTGCGTTGAATGGTCGCTGTGTCACCTGGCGCGGCGTGACCTATCGCTTTCTCCGCGGCGGACAAGTCGCCGTGTTGGGCCGCGCAACAAGTGCGGCAGAATCGTTCACTCCGCCACGACCGCATTCACGATCGGTGCGGACCGGCGATGTCGCTCAAGTTTGA
- a CDS encoding rhodanese-like domain-containing protein, translating to MTTRQLTFALLMFALLPSASATAEERKHTPDPIDKVKQLVDEDKAILIDVRELKEWRKGHIVGATLLPLSVLGKAAKDSAALARLLEDLPKDKPIYVHCASGHRCLLACDVLEQAQGYDFRPLKPGYKDLVVAGFAHAEGD from the coding sequence ATGACAACGCGGCAACTGACTTTCGCGCTCTTGATGTTCGCCTTGCTGCCGAGCGCCAGCGCCACTGCCGAGGAGCGCAAACACACGCCTGATCCGATCGACAAGGTCAAACAGCTCGTCGACGAGGACAAGGCGATTCTGATCGATGTGCGCGAACTGAAGGAGTGGCGCAAAGGACACATCGTCGGCGCGACGCTGTTGCCGCTCAGCGTGCTGGGGAAAGCGGCCAAGGATTCTGCCGCGCTGGCCCGACTGCTCGAAGATCTGCCCAAGGACAAGCCGATCTACGTCCACTGCGCGTCGGGCCATCGCTGCCTGCTGGCATGCGACGTCCTCGAACAGGCGCAAGGTTACGACTTTCGCCCGCTCAAGCCGGGATACAAGGACCTCGTCGTGGCTGGCTTCGCTCATGCCGAGGGCGACTAG
- a CDS encoding acetyl ornithine aminotransferase family protein: MTTTAELQTAPQLVTRLPGPKAAALIARDDQVLSPSYTRQYPLVAERGWGCVIEDVDGNRFLDFTAGIAVTATGHCDPEVVAAIADQAGKLIHMSGTDFFYRPEIELAERLARLAPGAEPKRVFFANSGTESIEAAIKLARYHTGRSRLIAFYGAFHGRSCGALSLSASKAIHRRGFGPLLAGVHHATYDCDERELERVLAHVAPAEEVAAVFVEPIQGESGYRVPSADFLPMLRRVCDRHGILLVADEVQSGIGRTGRMFACEHFGVVPDVICLAKGLASGMPLGAVVAKAELMDWPPGAHASTFGGNPISCRAALATLDLIDRGLLDQARQRGDELCQGLARLAAQGLPITAVRGLGLMLACDVVTDGQPDSRRRDDVLQEAFERGLLLLGCGPAGIRFCPALCVTSAQCETALQVLASALQATGASR; the protein is encoded by the coding sequence ATGACCACGACCGCCGAACTACAGACTGCTCCGCAGCTAGTTACCCGACTGCCGGGACCCAAGGCCGCCGCGCTCATCGCGCGCGACGACCAGGTCTTGTCGCCGTCGTACACGCGGCAGTATCCGCTGGTGGCCGAACGCGGCTGGGGCTGCGTGATCGAGGACGTCGACGGCAACCGGTTCCTCGATTTCACCGCCGGGATCGCCGTCACGGCCACCGGTCATTGCGATCCCGAGGTCGTGGCCGCGATCGCCGATCAGGCCGGCAAGCTGATCCACATGTCGGGCACCGATTTCTTCTATCGTCCCGAGATCGAACTTGCCGAACGCCTGGCACGGCTCGCCCCCGGCGCAGAGCCAAAACGGGTGTTCTTCGCCAACAGCGGAACCGAAAGCATCGAGGCCGCCATCAAGCTGGCCCGGTACCACACCGGCCGCAGCCGATTGATCGCTTTCTATGGCGCGTTTCACGGGCGATCTTGCGGCGCCTTGTCGCTCAGCGCAAGCAAGGCCATCCATCGACGGGGGTTTGGGCCGCTCTTGGCAGGCGTGCACCACGCAACCTACGACTGCGACGAGCGTGAGCTTGAGCGCGTGTTGGCCCACGTCGCCCCGGCCGAGGAAGTTGCGGCCGTGTTTGTTGAACCGATCCAAGGCGAGAGTGGTTATCGCGTTCCCAGCGCCGACTTCCTGCCGATGCTGCGACGCGTCTGCGATCGCCACGGCATTCTGCTCGTGGCCGACGAGGTGCAGTCGGGCATCGGCCGCACGGGCCGGATGTTTGCTTGCGAGCATTTTGGCGTGGTGCCCGACGTGATTTGCCTCGCCAAGGGTCTGGCCAGCGGGATGCCGCTGGGGGCCGTCGTGGCCAAGGCCGAGCTGATGGACTGGCCGCCGGGCGCACATGCCTCGACTTTTGGCGGCAACCCGATCAGTTGCCGCGCGGCACTGGCGACGCTCGACCTGATCGATCGTGGCTTGCTGGATCAGGCGCGCCAACGCGGGGACGAGCTTTGCCAAGGCCTCGCGCGATTGGCCGCGCAAGGCCTGCCCATCACGGCCGTCCGTGGCCTCGGCCTGATGCTGGCCTGCGACGTCGTCACCGACGGGCAACCCGACTCGCGGCGCCGCGACGATGTCCTGCAAGAAGCCTTTGAGCGCGGCTTGTTATTGCTGGGCTGCGGGCCGGCCGGAATCCGGTTCTGCCCTGCGCTGTGCGTTACATCCGCGCAATGCGAGACGGCACTGCAAGTGCTGGCCAGCGCCCTGCAGGCGACCGGCGCCAGCCGCTAG